A region of Procambarus clarkii isolate CNS0578487 chromosome 22, FALCON_Pclarkii_2.0, whole genome shotgun sequence DNA encodes the following proteins:
- the LOC138367655 gene encoding uncharacterized protein, producing MVRVGGGWDTLEHYLLRHDPKQVTVFNLKSADPFLHIRAKYCSPTQSQASSTRGSPTHSRATPSRVTLSREPSPENSYSEGTPPPPQEPQVPTSPPAVSSMPATESCVSNTDSFKTEKEIFVPTGESTVVTAEEISLENSDSRNASFIPCSTNGTTETDCCKLTQDDRPTANTSSSQEESSSVNNSSPNTVSRPIVNSATFCIEDHNTCMTDPVPAIIHTSHSKSPSTSSASSSSSDSSSESSSCSLKVTPPPTPSTFSTPACATSAPLDLSIMTNGSSSTLGTPLPPDSIDHEEL from the coding sequence GTGACGGTATTTAACCTTAAGTCTGCAGACCCCTTCCTACACATCCGTGCCAAGTACTGTTCACCTACACAGTCCCAAGCTTCTTCTACCAGAGGCTCTCCAACACACTCCCGAGCCACACCCAGTAGGGTGACACTTTCTAGAGAACCTTCCCCTGAAAATTCATACTCTGAAggcacaccaccacctccacaggaACCtcaagtgccaacttctccacctgctGTGTCTTCCATGCCTGCCACAGAAAGTTGTGTGTCAAATACAGACAGTTTCAAGACAGAAAAAGAAATCTTTGTTCCCACAGGAGAATCTACAGTGGTTACTGCAGAAGAAATTTCACTGGAAAATTCTGATTCAAGAAATGCTTCTTTCATTCCTTGTTCTACCAATGGAACTACTGAAACCGATTGTTGCAAGTTAACTCAAGATGATAGGCCAACAGCCAATACATCCTCTTCTCAAGAAGAATCCAGTTCTGTAAACAACTCTAGCCCTAATACAGTTTCAAGACCTATTGTAAACTCTGCCACATTTTGCATCGAGGATCATAATACTTGTATGACTGATCCTGTGCCAGCAATCATTCACACATCACACTCAAAATCCCCTTCTACCTCCTcagcttcctcctcctcttcagacTCTTCCTCTGAATCTTCATCCTGTTCCTTAAaggttacaccaccacccactccctcCACTTTTTCTACACCAGCATGTGCAACATCTGCACCATTAGATTTATCAATAATGACAAATGGAAGCAGTTCTACACTTGGGACCCCTTTACCACCAGATTCAATTGATCACGAAGAGCTGTAA